In the Geobacter sp. FeAm09 genome, one interval contains:
- a CDS encoding efflux RND transporter permease subunit, whose translation MLEKLIAYTLRQKGMVILLALLIVAFGLYSYVKLPIDAFPDVTNIQVEVVSHADGLSAIEIERNVTYPIEMAMRGLPGIEQMRSVTKFGLSIVTIVFKDNVNIYFARQLVFERLAEAREKVPKGVEVAMGPIGTAMGEIYQYNLEGKMPDDPQQKVAYLTNLRTIQEWVVTPQLKNVAGVNEVNSYGGYFKQYQVLVSPEKLVKYGINIDDVYNAIGSNNENVGGNLLERGTDQYIVRGVGLIRDVGDIGNIVLKSAGGTPTYIRDVAQVKVGEAVRMGAAMKNGKDECVGGIVMMLRGENSRDVVRRVAAKVREINANNILPEGVKIVPYYDRSDIVKASVGTVNKALIEGSILVLIVLYLLLNSIRGSIVVLIALPLSLLATFIVMKLTGITANLMSLGGLAISIGMIIDTTIIQVENVQRHLSEGGGRHPKLTTVLKAVMEVRKPSIFGELIIAITFIPILTLEGIEGKMFGPLALTVAIALLVSLLLSIFIIPVLCILLLKPHPEKESFIMKRAHRLYQPLLNYAMNKKRVVLGIAGILLVVSLFLATRLGTEFIPIMDEGAFDMDISMLPGVSMEKALEVNKRVAAKLKEFPELDTVVGRTGQTGVALDTRGSDKTGYVGIFKPKSEWPRNITKEEVTNQMRQALEAIAGITVGFSQPIQCRIDELVAGTRAQLIVKLFGEDIKVLSEKSQEVTKVLSTVKGGTDLNAEKVSGQPYLTVDIDRSRIARYGLNISDVQKVIEIAVAGKVASQLYEENRSFPITVRLPEEKRNSLDAIKNLLITTAAGVNVPLEQLADVKMVEGPVQISRQDGVRRIGIEMNITGRDIGSFVAEAKQKIREQVKLPPGYYLTWGGQFESQQRAMNRLMIIGPVAVGLILLLLYVTFRSIRLALLVISNLPFALIGGVFALFISGQYLSVPASVGFVVLFGVAVLNGLVLVSRIAQLRDDGLSLDEAIRKGASDRLRPVLMTASIAIFSLIPMLLAGGTGSEIQKPLATVVVGGLVTSTLLTLLIIPSVYGWFEKRHAEEEM comes from the coding sequence ATGCTGGAAAAATTAATTGCCTACACCTTACGGCAGAAGGGGATGGTCATCCTCCTGGCGCTCCTGATCGTCGCCTTCGGCCTTTATTCCTATGTAAAACTGCCCATCGACGCCTTTCCCGATGTAACCAACATCCAGGTGGAGGTCGTCAGTCACGCCGACGGCCTGTCGGCCATCGAGATCGAGCGCAACGTCACGTATCCCATCGAGATGGCCATGCGCGGCCTGCCGGGGATCGAGCAGATGCGCTCCGTCACCAAGTTCGGCTTGTCCATCGTCACCATCGTCTTCAAGGACAATGTGAACATCTACTTTGCCCGGCAGCTGGTGTTCGAGCGCTTGGCGGAAGCCCGGGAAAAGGTGCCCAAAGGGGTCGAGGTGGCCATGGGGCCGATCGGTACGGCCATGGGGGAAATCTACCAGTACAACCTGGAAGGAAAAATGCCGGACGATCCCCAGCAAAAGGTCGCCTACTTGACCAATCTGCGCACCATCCAGGAGTGGGTTGTCACGCCGCAATTGAAAAATGTCGCAGGGGTCAACGAAGTCAACTCCTACGGCGGATATTTCAAACAGTACCAAGTGCTGGTTTCACCGGAAAAATTGGTGAAATACGGCATTAACATCGATGACGTCTACAACGCCATCGGCAGCAACAATGAGAATGTCGGCGGCAATCTGCTCGAACGGGGCACCGATCAGTATATCGTCCGAGGCGTTGGTCTGATCAGGGATGTGGGAGATATCGGAAATATCGTGCTGAAATCGGCTGGCGGCACCCCCACGTATATCCGTGACGTGGCCCAGGTAAAGGTCGGCGAGGCGGTGCGCATGGGCGCCGCCATGAAAAACGGCAAGGATGAGTGTGTCGGCGGTATCGTCATGATGCTCCGGGGCGAAAACAGCCGTGACGTCGTCCGGCGGGTTGCCGCCAAGGTCAGGGAGATAAACGCAAACAACATCCTGCCGGAAGGGGTCAAGATAGTTCCCTACTACGACCGGAGCGATATCGTCAAGGCCAGCGTTGGCACGGTCAACAAGGCTCTGATCGAAGGCTCCATCCTGGTCTTGATCGTGCTCTACCTGCTCTTGAACAGTATCCGCGGTAGCATCGTCGTGCTCATTGCCCTGCCGCTCTCGCTGCTGGCCACCTTCATCGTCATGAAGCTGACCGGCATCACCGCCAATCTGATGTCCCTCGGCGGCCTTGCCATCTCCATCGGCATGATTATCGACACCACCATAATCCAGGTGGAGAACGTTCAGCGGCATTTGAGCGAGGGGGGGGGACGCCATCCAAAATTGACGACGGTACTGAAAGCGGTAATGGAAGTGCGAAAACCGAGCATTTTTGGCGAGCTGATCATTGCCATCACCTTCATTCCCATCCTGACACTCGAGGGAATCGAAGGGAAAATGTTTGGCCCGCTGGCTCTCACCGTGGCTATCGCGCTCCTCGTATCCCTGCTCCTTTCCATCTTCATCATCCCGGTGCTCTGCATCCTCCTTCTGAAACCTCACCCGGAAAAGGAAAGCTTCATCATGAAGCGCGCTCACCGGCTCTATCAGCCCCTGCTCAATTACGCCATGAACAAGAAGCGTGTGGTGCTGGGAATTGCCGGCATACTGCTGGTCGTTTCCCTCTTCTTGGCAACCCGGCTGGGGACAGAGTTCATCCCAATCATGGACGAAGGGGCTTTCGATATGGACATCTCCATGCTTCCCGGTGTCTCCATGGAGAAGGCCCTGGAGGTGAACAAGCGCGTCGCCGCAAAGCTGAAGGAGTTCCCCGAGTTGGATACGGTGGTGGGGCGCACCGGGCAGACGGGAGTAGCCCTTGATACCCGAGGCTCGGACAAAACCGGTTACGTGGGGATATTCAAACCTAAAAGCGAATGGCCGCGCAATATCACCAAGGAAGAGGTAACCAACCAGATGCGTCAGGCTCTCGAAGCTATTGCCGGCATCACGGTCGGATTCAGCCAGCCGATACAGTGCCGCATCGACGAATTGGTGGCCGGCACCCGGGCGCAACTGATCGTCAAGCTGTTCGGTGAAGATATCAAAGTGCTCAGCGAAAAATCCCAGGAGGTCACCAAGGTGCTGTCAACCGTCAAGGGGGGCACAGACCTGAATGCCGAGAAAGTTTCCGGCCAACCGTATCTGACCGTCGATATCGACCGATCGAGGATCGCGCGCTACGGCCTCAATATCAGCGACGTGCAAAAGGTGATCGAGATCGCTGTTGCCGGCAAGGTGGCATCTCAATTGTACGAGGAAAACCGCAGCTTCCCCATTACGGTGCGGCTGCCGGAGGAGAAGCGCAACTCCCTCGATGCGATCAAAAACCTGCTGATAACCACAGCCGCTGGGGTCAATGTGCCGCTGGAGCAGTTGGCCGACGTGAAGATGGTTGAAGGGCCGGTGCAGATCAGCCGACAGGACGGAGTACGGAGGATCGGCATCGAGATGAACATCACCGGCCGGGACATCGGCAGTTTTGTAGCCGAGGCGAAACAGAAGATCAGGGAACAGGTCAAACTGCCGCCGGGCTACTACCTCACCTGGGGCGGCCAGTTTGAAAGCCAGCAAAGGGCCATGAACCGGTTGATGATCATCGGTCCGGTAGCCGTCGGCTTGATCCTGCTGCTTCTGTACGTCACCTTCCGCTCGATCCGGCTGGCTCTGCTGGTCATATCTAATCTGCCGTTCGCCCTGATCGGTGGCGTCTTTGCACTCTTCATCTCCGGCCAGTACCTTTCGGTGCCCGCGTCGGTCGGTTTTGTCGTGCTGTTCGGCGTGGCGGTCCTGAACGGCTTAGTGCTGGTATCGCGCATTGCGCAACTGCGGGACGATGGGCTGTCACTGGACGAGGCCATCAGAAAAGGGGCTTCCGACCGCTTGCGCCCGGTACTGATGACCGCCTCGATTGCCATCTTCAGCCTGATTCCGATGCTGCTGGCCGGGGGTACCGGCTCGGAGATCCAGAAACCACTGGCAACAGTCGTCGTGGGGGGGCTGGTGACTTCGACCCTGCTCACGTTGCTGATCATCCCTTCGGTGTACGGTTGGTTCGAGAAACGCCATGCCGAAGAGGAAATGTAA
- a CDS encoding efflux RND transporter periplasmic adaptor subunit, which translates to MKKRALLIGLILAVAVGGGLYYRTVSTKDDAGRAAGHTDEKADDKGQGNEQGGHAGHDEKGSIKMAAEQQKQNGVVVETVAKQRLAGVISATGKVEANADKTAHVSPRISGKIVSVKSSLGDGIAAGQVLVTLDSVELGEALSRYRQSKTKLALAQANMERIKALVEKKIAARKDILQAETDFKMAQTELRTDEERLSLFGVNLSDVRSDSHKKPLLPVRAPIAGVITEKHAIVGELADPSQSLYTIADLSFIWVVVDINEKDLAKIHRGQTASVSVGAFPDLKLKGRITYIADLVDPNTRTVKARIEVPNTGRKLKPEMFATIELALAADAAPVLAVPEDAIQDLDGRKVVFVAEGKDEFVARTIQAGRATGGMVEIVSGLKEGEQLAVKGSFILKSEVKKGEMKDDHGH; encoded by the coding sequence GTGAAGAAGAGGGCACTACTTATTGGACTGATCCTGGCCGTAGCCGTGGGCGGCGGCCTTTACTACCGCACCGTTTCCACCAAAGATGATGCGGGAAGGGCCGCCGGCCATACGGATGAAAAGGCCGACGACAAAGGACAGGGAAACGAACAAGGCGGCCACGCAGGACACGATGAAAAAGGCTCAATCAAAATGGCTGCCGAACAGCAAAAGCAAAACGGAGTAGTGGTCGAAACGGTGGCAAAACAACGGCTTGCCGGTGTCATCAGTGCTACGGGCAAAGTGGAGGCCAATGCCGACAAGACCGCTCACGTTTCCCCACGGATCTCCGGCAAGATCGTGAGTGTGAAGTCTTCCTTGGGAGACGGAATTGCCGCTGGTCAAGTGCTGGTCACTCTGGACAGTGTGGAACTTGGCGAGGCGCTGAGCCGCTATCGCCAGTCAAAGACGAAGCTCGCCCTGGCCCAGGCCAACATGGAACGGATAAAGGCCCTGGTCGAGAAAAAGATTGCGGCCCGCAAGGACATCCTCCAGGCCGAGACCGACTTCAAGATGGCCCAGACCGAACTGCGCACGGACGAAGAGCGGCTATCGCTTTTCGGAGTGAATCTTTCCGATGTCAGAAGCGACTCTCATAAGAAGCCGCTCTTGCCGGTCCGCGCGCCCATCGCTGGAGTCATTACTGAAAAGCACGCAATTGTAGGTGAACTGGCGGATCCCTCCCAAAGTCTTTACACCATCGCCGACCTTTCCTTTATCTGGGTTGTGGTGGACATCAATGAAAAGGATCTGGCCAAGATTCACCGCGGCCAAACAGCCTCAGTCTCCGTCGGTGCATTTCCCGACCTCAAGCTGAAGGGACGCATTACCTACATCGCCGATTTGGTAGATCCGAACACCCGCACGGTCAAAGCCCGCATTGAAGTACCCAATACCGGCCGGAAGCTGAAACCGGAGATGTTTGCCACGATAGAACTGGCGCTTGCCGCCGATGCGGCACCGGTTCTGGCGGTGCCCGAGGATGCCATCCAGGACCTGGATGGCAGGAAGGTGGTCTTCGTCGCAGAGGGCAAGGACGAATTCGTTGCCCGCACGATTCAGGCCGGCCGGGCAACGGGCGGCATGGTCGAAATCGTGTCCGGTTTGAAAGAGGGGGAACAATTGGCCGTCAAGGGGTCCTTCATTCTCAAGTCGGAAGTGAAGAAGGGTGAAATGAAGGATGACCATGGTCACTGA
- a CDS encoding TolC family protein: MGTTVFARGVLPLVPIIVCVLTVTTARADEPAMSLPQAIEYSLRNNGELKALRIEKDIRDAARIRAGLLPNPTLDLEAGTGALTGSKSENSLAIGLSQEFLLAGKRDKRLAIAERELNIYRWQLANQERLLRDEVKTAFYEAVLARERLALIDRSIALNRQLLEVTKERLTAGDIPELEMNLVKVELARSEGNRIEVAKAMLQSRARLGTLMGLLPGSQPAIEGQLEPGVPVTKSLADLRQLAHANRPDLKVLEAEKGWGDAEIQLAQAESVPNLTTALVFKRDTTSMEIGDAERKDTAYTIGVRFSIPIPVFDRNQAGVQEARAKKNSSETRLAAAAGTVEREAETAYASYQNAMSVLALYRADIIPQLEENLQLTREAYRLGEVSILSVIQEQKKFFEVNDGYLNALHDRQAALVKLESVTASEFTGGDK, encoded by the coding sequence TTGGGAACGACTGTATTTGCACGGGGAGTTCTGCCCCTGGTGCCGATAATCGTCTGCGTACTGACGGTTACCACGGCTCGGGCAGACGAGCCGGCCATGTCATTGCCGCAGGCCATCGAGTATTCGCTGCGGAACAACGGCGAGCTCAAAGCGCTGCGCATAGAGAAAGATATCCGTGATGCCGCCCGAATCAGGGCTGGTCTCCTGCCGAACCCAACGCTCGACCTTGAAGCCGGTACCGGAGCCCTGACCGGAAGCAAAAGCGAAAACAGCCTGGCCATAGGGCTGTCGCAGGAGTTTCTCCTCGCCGGCAAGCGCGACAAGCGACTGGCCATCGCCGAGCGGGAGCTGAATATCTATCGCTGGCAACTGGCGAACCAGGAACGGCTGCTCCGCGACGAGGTAAAGACGGCATTCTACGAAGCGGTACTGGCCAGAGAGCGGCTGGCTCTCATAGACCGTTCCATAGCCCTCAATCGGCAGCTTCTCGAAGTAACCAAAGAACGCCTGACAGCCGGGGACATCCCGGAACTGGAGATGAACCTGGTCAAAGTCGAACTGGCGCGGAGCGAAGGAAACAGAATCGAGGTGGCAAAAGCCATGCTGCAAAGCCGGGCCAGGCTCGGGACGCTGATGGGGCTTCTGCCTGGCAGTCAGCCGGCGATCGAAGGACAACTGGAGCCTGGCGTCCCTGTGACAAAGTCGCTTGCCGATCTGAGACAACTGGCACACGCCAACCGCCCGGATCTTAAGGTCCTGGAAGCGGAGAAAGGATGGGGAGACGCGGAGATTCAACTTGCCCAGGCGGAAAGTGTCCCCAACCTCACGACAGCTCTCGTGTTCAAACGCGATACGACCTCAATGGAGATTGGCGACGCGGAAAGAAAAGACACCGCTTATACCATTGGTGTCAGGTTCTCGATCCCCATCCCCGTTTTCGACCGGAACCAGGCAGGCGTCCAGGAGGCCAGGGCCAAGAAGAACAGCAGTGAGACGCGTTTGGCCGCTGCTGCCGGAACGGTGGAACGGGAGGCCGAAACAGCCTACGCATCCTACCAGAACGCCATGTCGGTGCTTGCCCTCTACAGGGCCGACATCATCCCCCAGCTTGAGGAGAACCTGCAACTGACCCGGGAAGCCTATCGCCTTGGCGAAGTGAGTATTCTTTCGGTCATTCAAGAACAGAAAAAATTCTTCGAGGTCAACGACGGCTACCTGAACGCGCTCCATGACCGGCAGGCAGCCCTGGTGAAGCTCGAATCGGTTACCGCATCAGAATTTACCGGAGGTGATAAGTGA
- a CDS encoding NifB/NifX family molybdenum-iron cluster-binding protein: MKVCFPVQENQGLESQVYGHFGSAPGFVVVDIATGEVAALDNGDQIHEHGACNPVAGLGGHQVEAIVVGGIGGGALHKLNRAGMRVFQAQAGNIGRNLELLRNNALPEFMPGHTCGGHGHSQGCSH, translated from the coding sequence ATGAAAGTCTGTTTTCCCGTCCAGGAGAATCAGGGCCTGGAGAGTCAGGTGTATGGCCACTTTGGGTCTGCACCGGGCTTTGTCGTCGTGGATATCGCCACCGGCGAGGTGGCGGCGCTCGATAACGGCGACCAGATCCACGAACATGGCGCCTGTAACCCGGTAGCAGGATTGGGTGGTCATCAGGTGGAGGCAATCGTGGTTGGCGGCATTGGCGGCGGGGCGCTGCATAAGCTCAATCGTGCCGGTATGCGCGTGTTCCAGGCGCAGGCGGGGAATATCGGCAGGAATCTCGAACTGCTGCGCAACAATGCTCTGCCGGAGTTCATGCCGGGTCACACCTGCGGCGGACATGGGCACAGCCAAGGGTGCTCGCACTAA
- a CDS encoding DUF134 domain-containing protein, with amino-acid sequence MARPRKPRICTCPHRAGYSAVFKPAGTPLKDMEIIKLDHDELEVLHLCDGEGKNQMEAGACMGVSRGTVQRLLANARFKVAQALAGHKALAISGGTQEHGEAGIPGENEEVE; translated from the coding sequence ATGGCGCGGCCACGCAAGCCGAGGATCTGCACCTGCCCGCACCGTGCGGGGTATTCCGCCGTGTTCAAGCCGGCGGGAACACCACTGAAAGACATGGAAATCATCAAGCTCGACCATGACGAACTGGAAGTGCTTCATCTGTGCGACGGAGAGGGAAAAAACCAGATGGAGGCGGGAGCCTGCATGGGGGTGTCGCGCGGCACGGTTCAGCGGCTTCTGGCCAATGCGCGCTTCAAAGTGGCCCAAGCCTTGGCAGGGCACAAGGCGCTGGCGATCTCCGGCGGCACGCAGGAACATGGGGAGGCCGGCATCCCCGGTGAAAATGAGGAAGTGGAATGA
- a CDS encoding Mrp/NBP35 family ATP-binding protein has translation MTEQAATCQQSSCQSNNAALNAKIGSIKHTFIVMSGKGGVGKSTVSVNLALSLSMQGLKTGILDVDIHGPSVPKMLGLANEKIKFVDDQIVPQEVYDGLKVISMGFLLNSSEDAVILRGPAKAGIIRQFFENVAWGDLDCLVVDCPPGTGDEPLSVVQLLDTAKSSAVIVTTPQQLATIDVEKSIDFCRQLKLPINGIVENMSGFICPHCHAEANIFSAGGGYKLAQKFVVPFLGTIPIDPDIARSGDEERPYLSAYPTTETAARFGEIVERLRSVYLELRNKPEADSCCGGSKAQQCSEPGECCSGQER, from the coding sequence ATGACGGAACAGGCAGCAACGTGTCAGCAATCGTCTTGTCAGAGTAATAATGCCGCGTTAAACGCAAAAATCGGCAGCATCAAGCATACCTTCATCGTCATGTCGGGCAAGGGCGGGGTCGGGAAAAGCACCGTTTCGGTCAATCTCGCCCTGAGCCTTTCCATGCAGGGCTTGAAAACCGGAATCCTGGATGTGGACATCCACGGTCCGAGTGTCCCGAAGATGCTGGGGCTTGCCAACGAAAAGATCAAATTCGTGGATGATCAGATCGTCCCACAGGAAGTCTACGATGGCTTGAAGGTCATCTCCATGGGGTTTCTGCTCAACAGCAGCGAAGATGCCGTAATCCTGAGGGGACCGGCCAAGGCAGGCATCATTCGCCAGTTTTTCGAAAATGTTGCCTGGGGCGATCTGGATTGCCTGGTCGTCGATTGCCCCCCCGGCACCGGCGACGAACCGCTTTCCGTCGTCCAGCTTCTGGATACCGCAAAAAGCAGCGCCGTCATCGTCACCACGCCGCAGCAGCTGGCAACGATCGATGTGGAAAAATCCATCGACTTTTGCCGGCAGCTCAAGCTGCCCATCAACGGGATCGTGGAGAACATGAGCGGTTTCATCTGTCCGCACTGCCACGCGGAGGCGAACATTTTCTCCGCGGGAGGCGGGTATAAACTGGCCCAGAAGTTCGTCGTCCCGTTCCTCGGCACGATTCCGATCGACCCGGATATCGCCCGAAGCGGAGATGAAGAGCGCCCCTACCTGAGCGCATATCCCACAACCGAAACCGCCGCCAGATTCGGCGAAATCGTCGAGCGGCTGAGATCGGTTTACCTGGAATTGCGGAATAAGCCGGAAGCAGACTCATGTTGCGGCGGCAGCAAAGCGCAGCAATGTTCCGAGCCCGGGGAATGTTGCTCGGGCCAGGAGCGGTAA
- a CDS encoding (Fe-S)-binding protein, with the protein MDDARLADIRNNCTECGLCADSCHILTESGESPAAMAARGATLHEALSCSFCGACEAVCPQGVAPLELFAAKRREAVENGEFAVEEFRYLYPDRERNLMSMYRAQCGIDYQDLEASGEATSCFFPGCSLMTYSPGLTREVFGRLKESGVCQAIWTACCGKVLDQLGLRQRLQNMQEHLRSFVREHGIKRLVVACPGCYHDLGEILRGSGVAIQTVYEVLDFGPGERAGGRRCTVHDACPDRTAGLFGGQVRTLLEQSGFAITEMSHTRANTICCGSGGQLSHFRPDLVDELVERRRDEFQQTGADVLVGYCLSCVLKYDSMLPGVPVTHALNLLLEREPDYRGVKERARRMFEGPDGEKLWEEVMAD; encoded by the coding sequence ATGGATGACGCCAGATTGGCCGACATACGGAACAATTGCACAGAATGCGGCTTGTGCGCAGATAGCTGCCACATTCTGACCGAGTCGGGGGAATCCCCTGCGGCAATGGCCGCGCGCGGGGCAACGCTGCACGAGGCCCTGAGCTGCTCGTTCTGCGGTGCCTGCGAAGCGGTCTGCCCGCAGGGGGTGGCTCCTCTGGAGCTGTTTGCCGCCAAACGGCGGGAAGCGGTCGAAAACGGCGAATTTGCCGTGGAGGAATTCCGCTACCTCTACCCGGACCGGGAACGCAACCTCATGAGCATGTACCGCGCACAGTGCGGCATCGACTACCAAGACCTGGAGGCGAGCGGTGAGGCGACGTCATGTTTTTTCCCGGGATGCAGCCTGATGACCTACTCTCCCGGGCTCACGCGGGAGGTGTTCGGGCGCCTGAAAGAGAGCGGCGTTTGCCAGGCTATCTGGACGGCCTGCTGCGGCAAGGTTCTGGACCAGCTGGGATTGCGGCAACGGCTGCAAAACATGCAGGAACATCTGAGGAGCTTTGTCCGGGAGCACGGGATAAAACGGCTGGTCGTGGCCTGTCCGGGATGTTACCACGACTTGGGGGAAATACTCCGGGGAAGCGGCGTGGCCATCCAGACCGTCTACGAGGTCTTGGATTTTGGCCCTGGAGAGCGTGCAGGCGGCAGACGCTGCACGGTCCATGACGCATGCCCGGACCGCACTGCCGGGCTGTTCGGCGGCCAGGTACGCACGCTGCTGGAACAGTCCGGCTTTGCCATCACGGAAATGTCACACACACGGGCAAACACCATCTGCTGCGGCAGCGGTGGCCAGTTGTCCCATTTCCGCCCCGACCTGGTGGATGAGTTGGTGGAACGGCGGCGGGACGAATTTCAGCAAACGGGCGCCGACGTCCTGGTGGGGTACTGCCTGAGCTGCGTTCTGAAATACGACAGCATGCTCCCCGGCGTCCCGGTTACCCATGCCTTGAACCTGCTCCTTGAACGGGAGCCCGATTACAGGGGGGTCAAGGAACGGGCGCGCCGGATGTTCGAAGGGCCTGATGGCGAAAAGCTGTGGGAGGAGGTCATGGCCGACTGA
- a CDS encoding glycosyltransferase: MGLMRKTRIIVPCYNEAARLAPKAFQEALDDNGDLSFLFVDDGSTDGTLPLLTSLKERNPARVEVVSLEKNSGKAEAVRQGMLASLRGAFDYVGYWDADLATPLDVIGDFCRLLDSTGAEIAIGSRVRLLGRRIERNAWRHYCGRLFATCASLLLDIGVYDTQCGAKMFRSSAAVRRVFGTPFKVAWTFDVEMFARFPIVMGVSPAEASSRWVEFPLVQWMDVKGSKLTWRDYLRGGLEFCTLFYYLRTPAHRAYERYLGIPERG; encoded by the coding sequence ATGGGCCTTATGCGAAAAACGAGGATAATCGTACCGTGCTATAATGAAGCAGCACGGCTGGCCCCGAAGGCTTTTCAAGAGGCGCTGGATGACAACGGCGACCTGTCGTTTCTCTTTGTGGACGATGGGAGCACGGATGGCACGCTGCCGCTCCTCACCTCTCTGAAGGAACGGAATCCGGCCCGGGTGGAGGTCGTGAGCCTGGAAAAAAACTCGGGCAAGGCCGAGGCGGTACGCCAGGGCATGCTCGCGTCGCTTCGTGGCGCTTTCGATTATGTCGGGTACTGGGATGCCGATCTGGCGACCCCCCTCGACGTCATCGGGGATTTTTGCCGGCTGCTCGATTCCACGGGTGCGGAGATCGCCATCGGCTCACGGGTGCGCCTGCTCGGCCGGAGGATTGAACGTAACGCCTGGCGGCATTACTGCGGCAGGCTCTTTGCCACATGCGCATCGCTCTTGCTCGACATCGGCGTTTACGACACCCAGTGCGGCGCCAAGATGTTCAGGAGCAGTGCGGCCGTGCGGCGCGTATTCGGCACGCCCTTCAAGGTGGCCTGGACCTTCGACGTTGAAATGTTCGCCCGGTTCCCCATCGTTATGGGGGTTTCCCCTGCGGAGGCAAGTTCCCGGTGGGTCGAGTTTCCGCTGGTGCAGTGGATGGATGTCAAGGGGTCCAAGCTCACATGGAGGGACTATCTCAGGGGGGGGCTTGAGTTCTGTACCCTTTTCTATTACCTGCGCACCCCTGCCCACCGGGCTTACGAAAGGTACCTCGGCATCCCAGAAAGAGGCTGA
- a CDS encoding methyltransferase domain-containing protein has product MDLREFTIHHGKRHPWEVARLKALQKILDPVMFEGISVLDVGCGDGFISGNIFNRLASKEVTAVDINLTDELIAALADPAGGMSYCREMPEKGVYDLLLLLDVLEHVAADREFLTDMVGRHAPRGARLC; this is encoded by the coding sequence ATGGATCTACGGGAATTCACCATACACCATGGGAAAAGGCATCCCTGGGAGGTCGCACGGCTCAAGGCCTTGCAGAAGATCCTGGACCCTGTCATGTTCGAGGGAATTTCCGTTCTCGATGTGGGGTGCGGCGACGGTTTCATCTCCGGGAATATCTTCAACCGTCTTGCGAGCAAAGAGGTGACGGCGGTCGATATAAATCTCACCGATGAACTGATCGCCGCTCTTGCCGACCCTGCCGGGGGGATGAGCTATTGCCGGGAAATGCCCGAAAAGGGGGTGTACGATCTCCTGCTCCTCCTGGACGTGCTGGAGCATGTGGCGGCCGACCGGGAATTCCTGACGGATATGGTTGGCCGGCATGCCCCCCGGGGGGCAAGGTTATGCTAA
- a CDS encoding PilZ domain-containing protein, protein MENRNFTRVDFSDGASISYNNHLVWGTVENLSLQGFYIRTSRSMKPDMPLNLPLDVTIYHPPHSSINVRASTVHCEETGVGMKIDELDADSFVRLVDAISLKSAAPGSIMHETYKVASCVKIVNV, encoded by the coding sequence ATGGAAAACAGAAATTTTACCAGGGTCGATTTCTCTGATGGCGCGTCAATCTCCTATAACAACCACCTGGTGTGGGGCACCGTAGAGAATCTGAGTCTCCAGGGGTTCTATATCAGAACGTCCCGCAGTATGAAGCCGGACATGCCATTGAATCTGCCGTTGGACGTTACCATCTATCATCCTCCCCATTCGTCCATCAACGTGCGGGCAAGCACGGTTCATTGCGAAGAAACGGGCGTAGGCATGAAGATCGACGAACTCGATGCGGACTCCTTTGTCAGGCTGGTTGACGCCATTTCCTTGAAAAGCGCCGCCCCCGGCTCGATAATGCACGAGACGTATAAGGTCGCCAGTTGTGTCAAGATCGTGAATGTCTGA